Proteins from one Sabethes cyaneus chromosome 2, idSabCyanKW18_F2, whole genome shotgun sequence genomic window:
- the LOC128736728 gene encoding uncharacterized protein LOC128736728, protein MDCNGVEDCAAAAADEPPSIPRVDVVYLSYNCKRIRPTIALDNVCTVSLYELKKHRKAKKNQKTQMSYDAYQHYKWYNTVLSKQLKEGGGPMLLKVFHWYIESSHGDAFEVNACRYDAVSLIIAAHVEHFYCAKAGCTSAQGRRLRLGDQSTDQGPDSTACAKARIADCLVPSTAASSCGMVNARLLKQCSKRLSLGTISEE, encoded by the exons ATGGATTGCAATGGAGTCGAGGACTGCGCTGCGGCCGCCGCCGACGAGCCGCCCTCCATACCACGTGTGGATGTGGTTTATCTTAGCTATAACTGTAAGAG GATTCGTCCGACTATCGCACTGGACAATGTGTGTACAGTTAGCTTGTACGAGCTGAAGAAGCATCGCAAGGCTAAGAAAAATCAAAAGACTCAGATGAGCTACGATGCTTATCAACATTACAAATGG TATAACACCGTACTATCGAAGCAGCTGAAGGAAGGCGGCGGACCGATGCTGCTGAAAGTGTTCCACTGGTACATCGAATCATCGCACGGCGATGCATTCGAAGTGAACGCCTGCCGCTACGATGCCGTTTCACTGATCATTGCGGCCCACGTGGAACACTTCTACTGTGCAAAGGCAGGCTGCACCAGTGCCCAGGGAAGGCGTCTTCGACTCGGAGACCAATCCACCGATCAGGGACCTGATTCCACGGCGTGCGCTAAGGCCAGAATTGCGGACTGTCTGGTTCCATCGACAGCTGCCAGCAGCTGCGGAATGGTCAACGCACGACTGTTGAAGCAATGCTCGAAACGGCTTTCTCTCGGTACGATTAGCGAGGAATGA
- the LOC128738508 gene encoding dolichyl-diphosphooligosaccharide--protein glycosyltransferase subunit 2: protein MKLIGYFLLLIGCLIPAVWTAKTVSKFITPLDQDRYQSIFSEGLQSNDLQAVYYSSVNAAEVEKPQDACKRLVAVFGESKLNDVEKNFYLTGAWKNFNCKDAVPAKVQDSVKSFAQKQFSSAQELYFYFQAVKNLNLPIDEAQKVRMAKNLQFVLLKDDSLSSLGHAFAVAAEIGSHGQATYERVEEAFVQADEVDGKMLQFEGGLSITALIVNSAFKLSNSLQKPLPINAEQAVKFATYFLSRASVQTPKGVSILLEALNTLSGQKTIAPICVMLSGNGQLSPESPVLSVRVSDLLGKPLTPALAVVSATVKSKLSNEALASKVNLVPSNSNPSIFTYNLKSLNPPRGQYKVDIDAGGYKQTLKVNVLGKVKVSLLEIGVGDSDSTSAIKKHTVQYSNKLNTELAADAQQKIVLRVQLADEATDKPVNVHQAFVLLRNKATQQEIIFVAEADSTKAYKFEMDVGARSADFGYKSGLYSVELIVGDALISNSFKWLVADVNIKFSGETAKDNVNQPRQPLPEIVHQFRVPEKRPPRLVSDLFTALCLAPLALLLILWAKLRVNVANFPLTLSGLSFHLTFGAILALFGVFWLKLDMFKTISYLIPLAVLTFLCGNRLLRSIAGRGSEK, encoded by the exons ATGAAGTTAATAG GGTATTTTTTACTTCTGATCGGCTGCCTAATTCCGGCGGTTTGGACTGCGAAAACGGTGTCCAAATTTATAACCCCTCTGGATCAGGACCGATACCAAAGCATCTTCAGTGAAGGGCTGCAATCGAATGATTTGCAGGCCGTCTATTACTCCTCAGTAAATGCAGCGGAAGTTGAAAAACCGCAGGACGCTTGCAAGCGTCTCGTTGCGGTCTTCGGAGAGTCGAAACTTAAT GATGTCGAGAAGAATTTCTATCTAACAGGTGCATGGAAGAACTTCAACTGTAAAGACGCCGTCCCGGCTAAAGTTCAAGATTCTGTAAAGAGCTTTGCCCAGAAACAATTTAGTTCGGCACAGGAGTTGTACTTTTACTTCCAAGCGGTTAAAAATCTTAATTTGCCAATCGATGAAGCACAAAAAGTGCGTATGGCTAAGAATTTGCAATTTGTGCTGTTGAAAGACGATTCCTTGAGCAGCCTGGGTCATGCGTTTGCAGTGGCTGCTGAAATCGGAAGCCATGGTCAGGCCACCTACGAACGAGTTGAGGAAGCTTTCGTTCAGGCTGATGAGGTTGATGGAAAGATGCTTCAGTTTGAAGGTGGTCTAAGTATTACCGCTTTGATTGTGAATAGTGCATTCAAACTTTCGAACAGCCTGCAAAAGCCACTCCCGATTAACGCCGAACAGGCGGTGAAATTTGCCACTTATTTCCTGTCCCGTGCTTCAGTACAAACCCCGAAAGGCGTGAGCATCCTGCTGGAAGCATTGAACACCCTTTCTGGGCAAAAAACAATTGCACCCATCTGTGTAATGCTTTCCGGAAATGGTCAGCTGTCGCCCGAATCTCCGGTCCTTAGTGTGAGGGTGAGTGACCTCCTGGGAAAACCGCTAACTCCGGCCCTAGCCGTTGTGAGTGCCACCGTAAAATCAAAGTTGTCCAACGAAGCACTCGCCAGCAAAGTTAATCTGGTACCAAGCAACTCCAACCCAAGCATCTTTACGTACAACCTGAAATCGCTGAACCCTCCAAGAGGACAATACAAAGTGGATATCGACGCAGGTGGTTACAAACAAACGCTCAAAGTTAATGTACTCGGAAAGGTGAAGGTTAGCCTGCTGGAAATCGGTGTCGGCGATTCCGACAGTACGTCGGCCATCAAAAAGCACACAGTCCAGTACTCCAACAAGCTAAACACCGAACTGGCTGCCGATGCTCAGCAAAAGATTGTCCTACGTGTTCAGCTGGCCGATGAAGCCACCGACAAGCCGGTCAATGTACATCAGGCGTTTGTGTTGCTGCGCAACAAAGCGACCCAGCAAGAAATTATCTTCGTTGCCGAGGCAGATTCTACGAAGGCGTACAAATTTGAAATG GATGTTGGAGCAAGAAGTGCCGATTTCGGTTACAAGAGCGGACTTTACTCAGTTGAGTTAATCGTAGGAGATGCTTTGATTTCTAATTCCTTCAAATGGTTGGTTGCTGATGTAAACATTAAATTTTCCGGCGAAACAGCTAAAG ACAACGTCAACCAGCCCCGGCAACCACTGCCGGAAATCGTTCACCAGTTCCGCGTACCGGAAAAACGTCCACCTCGGCTGGTATCGGATCTGTTTACCGCCCTGTGCTTAGCTCCGCTAGCACTGCTGCTGATCCTGTGGGCCAAGCTGCGTGTTAACGTGGCTAATTTCCCGCTCACTTTGAGCGGTCTCAGTTTCCACCTGACCTTCGGAGCAATCCTCGCACTGTTCGGTGTTTTCTGGCTGAAGCTGGACATGTTCAAAACGATCAGCTATCTGATTCCGCTAGCTGTGCTTACATTCCTCTGCGGTAATCGGCTGCTGCGATCGATTGCCGGTCGAGGTTCGGAGAAATAG